Part of the Quercus robur chromosome 5, dhQueRobu3.1, whole genome shotgun sequence genome, CACTTGGcagtttgttgaaaaaagtggtATCCAAGACAAAGCAAGACTGGCATGAAAGAATCAGAGAAGCATTATGGGCATATCAAACAACATTTCGAACGCCTACTCAAGCAACGCCATATTCTCTTGTCTACGGAGTGGAAGCCGTCCTTCCTTTAGAACGCCAAATCCCATTATTACGGATTGCCATTCAAGAAGGTTTGACTGAAGAAGAAAATGCCAAGCTCAGGTTGCAAGAATTAGAGGCACTTGATGAAAAAAGGCTCGAGGCCTAACAACGCCTTGAATGCTATCAAGCTCGTTTTTCAAGCGCATTCAATAAAAGAGTCAAACCACGATCATTCCAAGTTGGTGACTTAGTGCTCGCCGTTCGAAGACCTATCATCACAACTCATCGTATAGGTAATAAGTTCACTTCAAAATGGGATGGACCTTATCTTGTGCAAGAAGTCTACACCAATGGAGCTTACAAGTTGATTGATAATGATGGTGTAAGGATTggccccatcaatgggaagttcctcaaacgcttctatgcttgaaaatcaagaATTGCTCCTCGGTAAGAGCTTAAACTACCCACTATAACGCTGCAAGGGTACATGATGTCTTCCCATTACCTTTGAGAGcgtacaaataaagaaaaattaatcccCCTTTATGGCACCATTTGTGAGTGTGGCGTAGTGGTTGGACGCCTGTGTCGCCCTTGAGGCCAAGGTCTCGGGTTCGATTAGTGGTGATACCCACTATTGCACAATTGGTACCCATGAAATACTGTGGGGCGTGGGGCGAGGATTACACACGTGAGCCCTCCTTTTttttgccaaagaaaacaagattgatctaGACTTCAAAGAAGTTGTCGGGTCAAACCATGTAACCGTTGCTTATGATGTATTTCCAACTCTCAAGCAGGGGGCAAACACTAACCAAGCTCACAAGTTGATCAACAATGATGATGCAAGGATcggccccatcaatgggaagttccttAAATGCTTCTATGCTTGAAAGTGTAccaataaagagaaattaatcCCACTCCATGACACCAATTGCGAGTGTGGCGTAGCGGTTGGACGCTCGTTTCTCCCTTGAGGACGAGGTCTCGAGTTCGATTAGTGGTGATACCCACTATTACACACTGCGCCCCCCCATTTTGCAAAAaacacataagaaaaaaaattataataaaaaaaaaatcttttgaactacgtgatgacttgatctCTCTCAagggtacgtaggcaacttaGTATCTTTTGCTAAGTTCAGTCacgcattaaaaaaattttcattaaaaaaaaaatcatcaaaaaaaaaaaaaattatcaaagaaaaaaaaatcatcaagaaaaaagaaattataaaaaaaaaaatctgttgaaCTACatgatgacttgatccctctccGGGGTATGTAGGCAGCTTAGTACTTGTCACTAAGTTCAGTCACATGGAAAGAAGAAGGATGACCAGTCTAACTTGAGGAGTTTTCCAACAGTCATCAATGCGCTTTTAAGATTCCTTTGGTTGACAAGGCATTGCCCATATTCAATGGATATTCTCCCACATTTCTGAAGTATGTTTTGCATCACTTATCTGGGGGAATCTTCTTGTACCTTGCAAGTTTAAGCAACACCATTTCTTTTCTAGGTTGTGCCACTTCATAGCTCTGAAATTAGAACCGCATCATCTCCCTTCTGAGTGGTGTTGTTTCAGATCATGTCTCTGAAATCTGGATGACGACAATTTCTTCTGGAATGATGGTAGATTATATATCTGAAGTCGGTGTGGCATCATCTCTCCTCTATGGGCATGTCCTTGCAATGTCAAAGTCTTGGCGGCATTCTTCTTGAAACTTCAAGGTTTCGTTGGCATCTTCAAAATCTTAATGAGAAGTTCTTGCATCTTCAAAGTCTTGATAGGGACTCCTTGCATTTTCAACATCTTGTTGGCATCTCTGAAATCTTGATGTCTGGCTACAGTGCTATACGCCCTTGATGTCTGAGCGATGTTGCCTCTGAAAATTGCTTCATGACAAAGATGAACGTTGGCACAGTTTCGGTGCAAATAAAGTGTTGACGTAGCCTCAATGGCAAAGATGCAATGTTGGCATGGCCTCGGTATAAATGAAGTGTTGACGTAGCTTCAATGGCAAAGATGCAATGTTGGCATGACCTCGGTATAAATGAAGTTTTGACTTGGCTTCATGAATGTTGTCACGGCTTTGGCGAATGAAGTATTGACGTAGCTTCAATGACGAAGATGGATGCTGGCACAGCTTCGGCGAATAAAGTGTTGACATAGCTTCAATGGCAATGTGGAGTGTTGACATAGCTTCATGAATGTTGGCATGACTTCTATGCAAATGAAGTTTCGACGTGGCTTCATGAATGTTGTCACGGCTTCGGCGAATGAAGTGTTGACGTTGCTTCATGACAAAGTTGAATGTTGGCATGGCTTCAATACAAGGACAGATGCTGGCACGGTTTCGTGGTAAAAACTCTTAATGCGGCCACGTTGTAAAGACTCTTGAAATGACTGCATTGAAAAGACAAGTGTTGGTGCAGCTTAATTGCCAAGGAGAGCATGCTGCATAACAAAAACAAGCAACAGCAAAGAGATTATCAGAAGAAAATCTCATGGCacgtctaaaaaaaaaaaaaaaaatcaaaaagagagATTCATTTCTAATATCTagcctatgaaaaaaaaaaaaaaatcagtacgAATAAAGCaagtcataatatatatatatatatatgtaaaaaaaaaatgaaaagaaaaagaaaggcatAATTTCTCTGGAtattctagccttttgcccttaatttttaaaaaatttagcaatatgcccctatttcgaaactatatagggatatgcccctgtttcgatactcgattaccttaaaatcgagtttcaatgaaatactcgattcgtagaaaatcgagttatactgaataaaatttaaaaaaaaaaaaaaaaaaaaagcatggaactcgattttagggaagtcgagttccaaaacgccgctataggagtttaaaacatcactatagggcttaaaaacgccactatttgggacttataaaaattttttgcaggaaaacgccgctatagggctctaaaacgtcactatagggcctaaaaacgccattatagggcACCCAGAACAGGGCAATtacacttattaaaaaaattttgtaggaaaacgccgctatagggtcttaaaacgtcactatagggcttaaaaacgccactataaggcaCCATGAATATGGGCCAAttacacatatataaaaatttgcaggaaaacgccgctatatggatttaaaacgtcactatagggcttagaaacgccactatagggctccctgaatatGGGGCAATCgcacttataaattttttttttgcatggaactcgatttcctgaaactcgagttccatggaaaattttttttttaagtttgatcgggcataactcgattttctacaaatcgagtatttaattgaactcgattttaagaTAATCGAGTATCAAAACAGGGGCACGctcctatatagtttgcaaacaggggcatattgccaattttttttaaaattaagggcaaaatgCCAGAATCTCCTAATTTCTCTACACTTAGAGTATTATGCTACCCATCAGAGATGCTGCTTGTATAAGTTAGTGCATGCCTTGAGTGGCTTTATATAAAGATCCTCAGAAGCTAGCAGACAAAAGGAAAAACACatgtaaaaagttaaaagtgcCATATTTTCAAAGGATGACATGCccatttgaaaaatcaaaaatgtAAAAGCTCATAAATGTATCATGCtgtcagaaagaaaaaaattacactagACCTCAGAAACAACCTATTGGCCTGCAGAGAGGAAAAATTATAGCACTAGACTGTGAATGAGGTTCTAAGAGCATCAGCATCAAAGAATGCTAtgctatcctattttaccatctcaaaaagttactttatcacttataccataccattttacaatacaccctacatcaaaaaactctattattttactttttcattaaaatattatttttttaatctttctttattatttctttcacatcatcactttttttttagctaaGCATCTATTCCAACGGTAACATTTTCCTGGGCTTtccaactataattttttttccagacTTATGACTATTCCAACGGTAACATTAATATCTCCTCCTACCACTCTCAAAGAACCAGACTTATCTAGACCTCAGCCACTAATTTCCTGCAAATACCACCATTCCATTTGACTAGAGAGTAGTGAGAGAAAAAGTGGCAATCAACTTTTAACGACTGAATTGTATCTACAAGCATCAAACCTACTTTTATCTGATATAATTATAACGTTAACACTGCACCTAATCTTGCCTTTGATTTGCACTTTCAAGACTGAAATATATGTATCTAGTGACAAGGACCTCTGACTGGTAAAAATTCATTATTAGataaaagaatgagaagtgATCAATACAGGTTATAAAATATATCCTCAGTTCTTTCATCACCAATTCATACACAAAAACTCAGGAAATGCAGGGGCAATACAGGCGACAATACAACACCAAGATGCCATAGTttatacaatacaatacaacACCATAGTTTACCAAGATGCCAAATTTTATGACAGCCACAATCACTATACCAGAAAACAAGGAACAACCACCACTGTAACGTAACTTTATGACAGCCACAATCAAATGCATAAATTTGTTTTCGGTCCAAATTTATGACAGCCACAATAAACTTTATGACAGCCAAATTTTATGAGGACAGCCACAATCACTATACCAAGATGCCGTGTGAAGCGTTGGTCCTTAATGGTAGGTGATACCAGAAAACAGGAACAACCACCACTGTAACTTTCAGGAGAGTATAATACACGTTGGAAAGATGGAAAATTACACTTCCATTAAACAATAAACTCTAATAAGATCTGGAAGCTGGCCAAGGGGCAAGACACAAAGAACCTGCCAAATATCAATGTATTCAACCTGTCAACTTTAatgatccacacacacacacacacacacacacacacacacacagaacctgccacattttttttttttttttgagagcaaACCTGCCATATATCAACTTTAATGATCCACACATATATACGCAACTTGCCAAATATCAATGTACTCAACCTACGAACTTaaaaaatccacatacatatatacatgcaACTTGccaattttaaaaatccacatacatatatataaattaaatccACATACATAACTATAAATTTTGTCTTTATAAGACTCGTATATAtgtcaaattacaataaaacacCACAAGCATAACTCACACACTTACTAAGTTCCTACAACTCCCCTTGTAATTGCCATAAATGCTCAACGAGGTCTGTTTGAAGTTGAGAATGAATTTTACGGTCTCGAATACATTGATGGGTTTCAATGAACTCCGTAAATGTATTTGTGTTCTCCCGTGACATTTGTATGGTAGGATTGTCATCAATTTGCTCATAATCTAATTCTACCGCTTCGTTTACATCTCGCTCATCCTCAACGATCATGTTATGAAGAATTACACAAGCTTTCATGATGTCTTGGAGCGTTTCAGCATGGAAAAATCTTGCAGGTCCACGCACAATTGCGAATCTCGCTTGAAGAACTCCAAATGCACGCTCTACATCCTTCCTATTCGCCTCTTGGGCTtgtgcaaataattttttttttttgttctcgtGGATATGGAATTGTTTTAACAAATGTTGACCACTTCGGATAGATGCCATCGGCAAGATAGTATCCCATTTTATACTCATGACCATTGATTGAGTAATTAACCGCAGGAGCACGTCCTTGTTCGAGCTCAGAAAATATAGGAGACCGTTCTAATACATTAATGTCATTATTTGACCCAGGTAACCCAAAAAACGCATGTCATATCCAAAGATCATAAGATGCCACTGCTTCTAAAACAATGGTTGGCTCATGAATGTGACCAGAGTACTGACCTTTCCATGTAACTGGACAATTTTTCCATTTCCAATGCATGCAATCAATGCTCCCTAGCATCCCTGGAAATCCACGTTTTTCCCCATTGGCTAAAAGTCTAGCAATATCGTCGTTGTTTGGAGACCTCAAGTATTCCTTGGAGAAAATATCAACCACcgctttaacaaatttttttaaacttttcattGCAGTGGATTCTCCAATCCGCACATACTCATCCATAAAATCAGCTGTAACTCCATACGCAAGCATCCTAAGTGCAGCTGTTATCTTTTGAAGAGAAGATAAACCCCATTTTTGGGCAccatctcttttttggataaaataagATTCATAAGTTTCTACCCTAGATTGAATACGGAGAAAAAGGGATCGACTCATCCGAAATCTCCTCCTAAATAAATTAGGAGGATATACTGGTGTGTCAGCAAAGTAGTCGAGATAAAGTCTTTTATGGCCTGCCAAACGATCACGTTCGATATACCGACAACGTTTACGTTGTACTGTTGAACCTTTAAGAATTCGCCTCATTATTTCATCCTCGTCTGAGTCGTCAAAAAGcaactttttaaaaagagaGCGACCCATAGAGACAACCTTGAAGACAACAGTGTTAGAGAACATAAAACTGAATGATATCTACTTTAGTCagccaaacaaaaagaaaaagaaaaagaaaagataaaacagCCACATAAACAGCAGTAAACAGCTAccagaaaaattaaacacactGAAATAGCTTAAAACAACATCAAAACAGCCCCATAACAGATTTTGACAAATTCTGCCACTGAAATAGACATAAAACAGCCACATAAAACAGCCACATAAACATCAATAAACAGCCACATAGACagctaccaaaaaaattaaacacacttGTTAAAGTGTATTATGTGACAACAACTAGGTGCAAGTTTATGCCTTCACACTTACTGACAGTGCAGTGAGGATATTATAAAAAGAGTGACTAATTTGTGGGAAAGTTGAATGTTTTGGAGGTGGAGAGGATATAATTGTTAGAAACTTAGATAATTAGCTAAGTTTTCTAACATACAAACATGAAcatcaaaaaaaaggaaacagaCTACATTACAGCTCCTACAGATTATGGTAATGCTGTTGTGGGGTTAGCCAATGGCATGCATTCTTGTGTAACTATAAATTGACAAGgtagtgcatgttgtagtcagttttgattatcaaaaagaaaGCATGAGAGGCATTTTCCAAGATTTTGTCTCTTGAAGAGTTGAAACACCCCTAGCTTACTCTAAGAAACTTAGCATTGCCCACCATTCCAAGTCTGAAACTCATTCTCTCTATTTGGTACTGCATGTTGGTGCTATCCTCTACTGAACATTATGGCTGAAGATTCTATGCACATGTGTTTTTATTAGTGATCTTTATAGTGAAGAAGTTAGAGCTTGTgtcaaggagaaaaaagaatGCTATTTCAGTGGTGAAAATTCAGAATCTGCAGCTGCAGGTACTTTTACacaacataattttatatttgttatttggtCATTTGATCAAGGTTCTGCCTGGGCACAGCTATtatccatttttaaaaaaatggacgTGTCAAAAGTGGACACTCTCCAACAAACAAAAAGTACTTTAGAACTTTTAAATCAAATAGGAAAATGAatctaaacataaaataagactCATGGGCCTTAACGAGGTGTGTGTGTTCAGAAAGACATAGGAATAAATAgtatatattagtaaaatataaaGAGTATTATACAAATTTGGGccaaattctcaatttttttggaagtaATGTTTCATTCCGTGGCAGCCCATTATTTTCGGAGGAATCAAAGATTGAATtattgattcattaaaaaaataaatcattttagaattttaattttactggaaaaaagaaaaagagaggataatttacaaaaatttccTTAGGTTTAGTGGAATGATATTGTATCccaaaacttaacaaaataacaCTCATCCGTTAACAGAACATTCCAAAATCTAAGAAAATTCTCTTCATCAAGTTCTAACCCATGGttgaatgaataatttttttattaattagtattaaatatTACTATTCAACCAACTTAAACACCATAGGCACTTTCCAGCAACTTCTAGTTACTTGATTTCTTAACATTTTGAATGATCGagtggttttgttttgagtttatttGCTCAATTTCTTTAAAGTTTTGAACAATAGATTTGGCTTCAAAGTTATTTTCGTTATttgggtttaaactttaaatatttgaacttctgatttgagtttaaaaatttgaacgtttaaagtttaggatttgaacaatttctttaaatttcttCTTTATTCTATTCTAATTTGGGTTTAAAGTTTAATTTCTTGGTTTGTGATGGTTGGTGTTTTCCAGTTATTCACAACGTCACATAATATATGGCGGTGACAACTCTATCTCCACAGAATTTACGCTTTTTCCATCCATGATTATCTTTTCTATGTGATATTCTAATTAACTAAAGGTTTCTCTTTGCCTTTTGCTTCACTTGGCTTTCCTACTTCAACTGTACAAATTCTTGAAAGTTTTCtctcatttcattttcatcacctccaaaaacaattttagtaACTTCCATAATTTATTATCTCTCATTTCTTCCAAGCTTAAGTAAATCTTTCATTACCAAGGTCTGCACAGTTCCATCAAACATCTTAACTTTTACTGTACCTATTCTCAGAACCTTTATCTTTACTATTTGCTGCAGCAACTGCTGCATCCGCAGACTTTAACTTCTGACTACATGACTTTTCTTAGACTCCTCTAACTTTAGGGCAGCCCATTCCAGCAGGCAAATAACTATCAGAAAAAATTAAACAGAAGTATAAaactgacaaaaaaaaaaaaaaaaaactgaaagttGGAACAACCAATTGGTAGAAGATATGATATCAAACATAGAAAATACATAAGTTTTTTATATACGCAAAAATGATGTGATTACATAAGTGGCACAACCTACTGCCAATTGATCAAGTTGGAACAATACATCATCTACATGTTCCAAACTTATGCTCAAAATAAGCCACTACCAAAATAAGCCACTACCAAAATGGCATCTACATATGCCAAACCCCAAccctaaaataatttactacCACAATAAGGTTACGACAAGACATCTACATGTTCCTTGGGTCAAACCCAACTTGTCTTGCAAGGATTTGATccttgagattttcaaaataaagtttttcCTTGTCATTCATGCTACTTGTATCCATAGTCATTATTCTTCCCTCCTCCCTAATAGTTTCAAGACGAAGCCTTTCCGCTTTGATGCGAAGAGCCTCTTTGTCTTGTTCATGTGATGCTTCAATATAgcgcaattttttttccaaataatcaTCAAAGCCCTTATCACCATCTATCCTCTTTCGCTTAGCCTTTTCGGCTTTTCGACCAATTGGTCTCTCTAGCACCACTGTATCATCATCATTGCTATCAACTTGATCGACTGAACTTTGAGTTTGAGGGAGCCATTTTGATCTTTCCTTAAGCATACTCCACTTTGGTTGGTTCTTCAACACAACCCAACAATGTTCAAAAGCAAAAGCTACCTTTTTGCCGGTTTTTGAATTTGGTGTAGCTTGATATATATCCCTTGCTTCGttcaactaaattttttaaaaattaataaaataattagtgTCTTGAAACTATAAAGGAAATTAATATCTTGACACTATGGCAATATAATTGATACCTTGTCCTCATCAGTCGTACCGCTTCTATTTCGGGCTTCAACTTTCGCCATGAACCCAGCAAACCTACTTGTCTCCCTATTAATATTTCCCCATCGACTTGATAGGGAGGTACTAGTACGTGTGGTTCCATAAGTATTATTCTTGCAAAAAAACTCCCAAACTTTCTCCCAAAATTTATCACCCTTTTGATCAGTACCATGCACAGCATCCATGCCAATGTTAAGCCATGCAGCGATGAGGAGGAGGTCCTCATCTACACTGAAGTTGCCACCACGTTTTGTTGGATTAGGGGTGACAATTTCAACTTCCGGTATAGGCTGGATGGGCATTGAAGGATTTTGAGACCCACTTAAAAATGGTTCCACAAAATCGGAATCCCCTTGTAAGTAATTACCATATTGTTCAATGTGTTCTTGTAAAACCATCCCTTTTAAACAGGGAACTTAAAACAGTTAGTATATGAAGTAAATTAGTGTATGAAGTCAATTCTTATTTGTATCTTTACAATCAATATAAGCTAATATTTACATATGTGAGCAGCAATGTGTAGTATTGTGA contains:
- the LOC126728314 gene encoding glutathione S-transferase T3-like, which encodes MVLQEHIEQYGNYLQGDSDFVEPFLSGSQNPSMPIQPIPEVEIVTPNPTKRGGNFSVDEDLLLIAAWLNIGMDAVHGTDQKGDKFWEKVWEFFCKNNTYGTTRTSTSLSSRWGNINRETSRFAGFMAKVEARNRSGTTDEDKLNEARDIYQATPNSKTGKKVAFAFEHCWVVLKNQPKWSMLKERSKWLPQTQSSVDQVDSNDDDTVVLERPIGRKAEKAKRKRIDGDKGFDDYLEKKLRYIEASHEQDKEALRIKAERLRLETIREEGRIMTMDTSSMNDKEKLYFENLKDQILARQVGFDPRNM